The genomic interval CTGTGGTATGCGGTCGCGATCGCGGCGGTCACCGCGGTCGTGGGCATCCTCTTCCTGCCCGAAACCTACAAGCGCGACATCGAGGCCTGACCGGGCTGGACCGAAATACCGCCTTCCTTGGCTCGTCATCCCGGCGAAGGCCGGGATCTTATCGCCTCGGCCTGACGCACCGGCGAGATCCCGGCCTTCGCCGGGATGACGCTCAGGTAAGAATGGGCAAACTCTACGCGGCGGCGGTGACGAGCAATTGCCTGAACGCCGCCGTCGCCGCCGCCACCGCCGCGGCGTCGACGCAGCGCGCATCGTCGCCCGCGACATGGTGAAAGCGGTGGAGCCCGAAGACCCCGGCGACCGACGGATAGCCCGCGGCGATGATCGCAGTGAGTTCGCCCGCCGACAAGCGGTCGCTCGGATAGGGCGATTCGAGACCCGCCAGCCCGGCGAACAGCCGCCGCGCGGCGGGCAGCAGCGGCGGGCTGACGACCAGGTAACGCTGCGAATCGCTGCCGGCGAGCGGGGCGAGCCCGAACAGGCCCTCGTGCCAGTCGCGCGCCGCGACATTGGCGCCGAGGTGGAGCCAGAAATGCGTCTCGGCGGGTTTGGGCGCGGCGGCCTTGAGCGCCTCCTCGGCGCCCAGATTTTCATATTCATGGCCGCTGTTGCACAGGAAGAAGAGGTCGTGATCGGGCAGCAGTTCGGGCGCCGCGCGCGCCAGTTCGAGCCAGGCGGCGATGCCGCCGCCGCGCTCGCCTGCGCAGCCGAACCAGCCCGACCGCGGCGTCGACACGGTGATCCACCGGCCCTTGCCGCGGTCGAGCCGTCCGATCAGGTTGAACGCCGCGCGGCGCCCGCCGCGGCCCGCCAGCGTCACGCGCGCCGCCTCGCGCCGCATCGCGGCATCGAGGAAGGGCGCCGCTTCGGCGGGCGCGAGCAAGCCGACGGGGCCCGCGAACATCGGCGCGCGGCCGTCGGCGTTGAGCGCGATCACCTGTCCGGTGGGGCCGTTGGTGACGATCACCGCCGCCTTTGCGCCGCCCGCGAAGGCGGCATCGACCGGCGCGCGGACCGGCTTGGCGAGCGCCGACGACCAGCGGCCATAGGGCAGGTCGACGAGCGCGATCGCGCCCGCGAGCGGCGCGTCCGCCTTGCCCTGCGCATCGACGCGGACGAGCGGCCCGGTCGCGCCTTCGCTGGGCGTCGGGGTGACGATCGGCTGCGGATGCAGCGGCGCGCGCGCTGCGCCCGCGACGATCTCGCAGCCTTCTCCCTCGAACCACGGGACGCTGATCGGCAGCTTTTCGACCGCGAAGCCCGCGCGTTCGAGCTCGGCGGCCAGCCAACCGCCGCACGCCGTGTCGCCCGCGCCGCCCGACCGCTTGTTGCCGAAGCCGATATAGGCCGAAAGATCGGCGGCGACCGTGTCCGGCGCAGTGGCCGCTCCTCGCGCGTTCGCCGTGCCCGCGAGCGGCAGCGCCGTCGCCCCGGCCAGAAAGCCGCGCCGCGTGGGTCTCGTCATCTCGCCTCTCCCGCGCTTGATATTAACTCACGTGTGAGCGTAAGTCTGGTACGGGACGATGGCAAGCATCGCCGAAGGGAATTGGTGGCGCAGTTTGAAAAGCAAGACGTGATTTTTCTTTCTTCGTCACCCCGGACTTGATCCGGGGTCCCGCTTCTCACCGTCGCTGAGCGGGACCCCGGATCAAGTCCGGGGTGACGAGGAGGGTCGTCGGACCTTTCAAAGTCAAACGGAAGGGAAGGGGAGGATATATGAAGGACATCGCGGCGTCCGGCCAGCTATTCGTCGCCGCCCTTTTCCTGCTCGCGGTCGCAGTGGGCGGTCCTGTCTTCGCCGCCGAAGCGCCGACAGCGACGATCGCCGAGGGCCGCGTCGCGGGCGCGTGGGAGGATGGGCTGCGCGTCTTCCGAGGCATTCCCTACGCCGCGCCGCCGGTCGGCGAACGCCGCTGGCGCCCGCCCGCACCCCCGGCGAAGTGGGCGGGCATTCGCGACGCCCGCGCCTTCGGTCCCGACTGCGTCCAGCCCTCCTATCCCGCCGCCAGCGTCTATTTCGAGCCGCCGCGCCCGATGCGCGAGGATTGCCTGACGCTCAACATCTGGGCGCCCGAACGCGCCGAGGGCGCGCCGGTGATCGTCTGGATCCACGGCGGCGCGCTGCAATATGGATCGAGCGCCGGCCCGATGTACGACGGGCGTGAATTTGCGAAGCGCGGCATCGTCTTCGTGTCGATCAACTACCGGCTCGGCGTCCTCGGCTGGCTCGCGCATCCGGCGCTCAGCGCCGAATCGCCCGGCGGCGTGTCGGGCAATTACGGCCTGCTCGACCAGATCGCGGCGCTGACATGGGTGCGGCGCAATATCGGCGCTTTCGGCGGCGATCCGGCGAATGTCACGGTGATGGGCGAATCGGCCGGCGCGCTCAGCATCACCTATCTGCTCGCCAGCCCGCGCGCGAAGGGGCTGTTCGCGAAAGCGATCGTCCAGAGCACCAACATGCGCGCCGTGCCGCATCTCCGCGACGCGGCTTTCGGCCTGCCATCGGCCGAGGCGACCGGAAGCGCGCTCGCCGACAGCGCGGGCGCCGCCGACCTCGCGGCGCTCCGGCGCGCCGATCCGCAGGCGCTCGCCGCCGCCGGGCGGCGCGTGCGCTTCATCGCGCAGCCGGTGGTCGACGGGGCGGTCGTGCCCGGCCAGCTGGTCGATATTTTCGACCGCGGCGAACAGGTGAAAGTCCCGGTGCTCGCAGGCTTCAACAGCGGCGAGGTGCGCAGCCAGCGCGCGCTGGTCTCCCCCGCGCCGGCCGACGCCGCGACCTATGAGGCCGAGGCCGCGCGGCGCTACGGCGACCTCGCGCCCGCCTTCCTGCGGCTCTACCCGGCGTCGGACCGCGAGGAGAGCCTGCTCGCGGCGACGCGCGACGCCGTCTATGGCTGGGCGACCGAGCGGCTCGTGCGCGGGCAGGCGCGCGCCGGGCAGCCCGCCTATCTCTATCTTTTCGATCATTGCTACGCCGCGGCGCGGGCGCGGGGCCTTTGCGCCTTCCACGCCAGCGAGCTGCCCTTCGCTTTCGGGGTTGCGGGAGGTCCGCTCGGGGGCCTCGCCAACTGGCCGATGCCGGCGGGCGAAGCGGATCGCGCGCTGGCGCGGCGGATGATCGCCTATTGGACGGCGTTCGCCGCGCACGGCGTCCCCGCGGCCGACGGAGCGCCGGAATGGCCCGCCTATGGCGAAGCGGAAAATTTCATGCGCTTCGGCGCCCGCCCCGTGGCGGAGCGCGATATGCTGCCCGGCATGTTCGAATTTCAGGAGGAAATCATGCAGCGCCGTCGCGGTGCGGGCGAGCAATGGTTCACCAACGGGAGTCCCGTTCCACGCCAAAGATCCGTGGATTAACATCGGCCGCTGTGCTTTATTCGGGAGACGATGGCCGAGCAGAAACCCCGCTACAGGACCTATGACAGCCCCGCCGGCGGCTGGGGCGCGGCGGCGGCGACCGCGAAGGTGCTGATGGAGCAGAGCGTCGTCACCAAAGGGTCGCGCGCGCTGCTGTCGATGAACCAGCCCGGCGGCTTCAAATGCCCGAGCTGCGCCTTCCCCGACGCGACCTGCACCAAGAAGCTCGAATTTTGTGAAAACGGCGCAAAGGCGCTCGCGCACGAAGCGACGAAGTTCCGCGTCACGCGTGACTTCTTCGCGCAGCACAGCGTGACCGAGCTGATGGAACAGTCGGACTATTGGCTCGAAATGCAGGGGCGGCTGACCGAGCCGATGCGCTACGACGCCGCGACCGACCATTATGTGCCGGTCAGCTGGGACGACGCTTTC from uncultured Sphingopyxis sp. carries:
- a CDS encoding carboxylesterase family protein, with amino-acid sequence MKDIAASGQLFVAALFLLAVAVGGPVFAAEAPTATIAEGRVAGAWEDGLRVFRGIPYAAPPVGERRWRPPAPPAKWAGIRDARAFGPDCVQPSYPAASVYFEPPRPMREDCLTLNIWAPERAEGAPVIVWIHGGALQYGSSAGPMYDGREFAKRGIVFVSINYRLGVLGWLAHPALSAESPGGVSGNYGLLDQIAALTWVRRNIGAFGGDPANVTVMGESAGALSITYLLASPRAKGLFAKAIVQSTNMRAVPHLRDAAFGLPSAEATGSALADSAGAADLAALRRADPQALAAAGRRVRFIAQPVVDGAVVPGQLVDIFDRGEQVKVPVLAGFNSGEVRSQRALVSPAPADAATYEAEAARRYGDLAPAFLRLYPASDREESLLAATRDAVYGWATERLVRGQARAGQPAYLYLFDHCYAAARARGLCAFHASELPFAFGVAGGPLGGLANWPMPAGEADRALARRMIAYWTAFAAHGVPAADGAPEWPAYGEAENFMRFGARPVAERDMLPGMFEFQEEIMQRRRGAGEQWFTNGSPVPRQRSVD